From a region of the Podospora pseudopauciseta strain CBS 411.78 chromosome 7 map unlocalized CBS411.78m_7, whole genome shotgun sequence genome:
- a CDS encoding uncharacterized protein (COG:S; EggNog:ENOG503NWCV), which produces MSSIKIERDTVQQTITDAAKSLSKKDVGFVGSTAAAIAEAAHGDLPGTTGKHPISAVVGTALTGGRKNAGTKGYLAAYLRQLETNPLRTKMLTAGTLAGAQELIASWLAKDRNKHGNYFTSRVPKMATYGALVSAPLGHFLIWLLQKTFSGRTSLRAKILQILVSNLIIAPIQNTVYLVAMALIAGAKNFHQVKATVKVGFWKVMKVSWITSPLCLAFAQKFLPEHTWLPFFNLVSFIIGTYINTITKKKRLAALRKKHFGEGRAPGPSGAPSTLGRPEDYPPLGPNPPY; this is translated from the exons ATGTCGTCCATCAAGATTGAGCGGGACACCGTTCAGCAGACCATCACCGATGCCGCCAAGAGCTTGAGCAAGAAGGATGTTGGCTTCGTGGGcagcaccgccgccgccatcgccgaggCTGCCCACGGCGACCTTCCCGGCACCACTGGAAAACATCCCATCTCGGCCGTCGTCGGTACTGCCCTCACCGGCGGCAGAAAGAATGCCGGGACAAAGGGTTACCTCGCTGCCTACCTCCGCCAACTAGAGACCAACCCTCTGCGGACCAAGATGCTCACGGCCGGCACGCTCGCTGGCGCTCAGGAGTTGATCGCATCGTGGCTGGCTAAGGACCGCAACAAGCATGGCAACTACTTCACATCCCGCGTGCCCAAGATGGCCACCTATGGCGCACTTGTCAGCGCTCCCCTCGGCCACTTTTTGATCTGGCTCTTGCAGAAGACCTTCAGCGGCCGTACCAGCCTGCGTGCCAAGATCTTGCAGATTCTCGTCAGCAATTTGATT ATTGCCCCCATCCAAAACACCGTCTACCTCGTCGCCATGGCCTTGATCGCGGGTGCCAAGAACTTCCACCAAGTAAAGGCCACGGTCAAGGTTGGTTTCTGGAAGGTGATGAAGGTGAGCTGGATCACCTCGCCTCTTTGCCTGGCCTTTGCCCAGAAGTTCCTGCCCGAGCACACATGGttgcccttcttcaaccttgTGTCCTTCATCATCGGCACctacatcaacaccatcaccaagaagaagcgctTGGCGGCCCTCCGCAAGAAGCACTTTGGTGAGGGCCGCGCTCCCGGCCCCAGCGGTGCCCCCTCGACTCTGGGCCGCCCTGAGGATTACCCCCCTCTCggccccaaccccccttacTAA